The stretch of DNA TTCTGTGATCTCTCAACATGAGCTTGATTTGAGTTGGCAACCCAGCACTGCCTGGCCATTGACCCATGTTAGTAGGGCACTCACTGTGGCACGGGTGTGGCTCCCCACTGCTGCCGTTGGCTGCCCTCCAGGGACGGTCATTGTATAGAGGGGCACACCTCTCACAGTGTTCTCCTGCTGTGTGGTGAGTGCACACACACCTGCCAGGCACCTGCAATAAAAACAGGGCTATTTAACACAAAGGACAAGCTTAGATAATGAAGCatttttccacacacacacacacacacacacacacacacacacacacacacacacacacacacacacacacacacacacacacacacacacacacacacacacacacacacacacacacacacacacacacacacagagcaggccACACTCACCATGTCCTTCAGTTTGTCCTGTCCGCCACTGTGTAAACAGTGTTCTGAATGAccatgacagagacaggtacCTCGAGCCAGGAAAGTGTAAATGGAAAAGGGAGCTGAGGCAGGGGGCTCTGAGCTGGGctggggggaagggaggagggggagattcaGGTCCGTAGGAGGGTAGGAGAGTCCAATGGAGGAAGAAGAGGTGGAAGGTGCGGCAGATAATGGGCAGGTCTGGGCCTTGAGAAGTCTGAGGCGGAGGTTGGTGAGGGTCAGCTGGGAAAGGCTCTCTGGACTGTAGGGGTCAACTAATCCACCAGGGCCCAGAATCCGGAATATTACCTTTTGAGAAAGATAAGGgtctactgtatactgtttgTCTACTGTGCTTCTAAAATTGTGTCTTACACCACAGAGTAAATGAGACATTATGTCACCTTACCTCTCCCCTGCTGCACGGCTTGGCACTGGAGTACCGGGATGTACAAAGCGAGCCAGGCTGACCGGTGTCATCAGGAAGACCAAACGCAAGACTGCAGTTCTTTGCAAACAGCTTGAGTGTCTCCCACGTCCGACCAAAGTCCTGCGAGCGCTCCATGGCCATGGCAGCGGGCCTGGGTGAGTGGAACAGCAGCACCACGTGGGTCAGACAGAAACGGGTCTCCAGGTCCAGACGGACCTCCTCTTCCTGGTCAGTGCCCACGCCCGAGGCCCACCAGGTGGCTGGCTGCTGGAAGGGATCATCCACCATGTGGGCAGGTGGGTGAAGGTCAACTGGACAGGGTTGGAGGGGAGTTGGGCATGGGGAGTGTTGGGACCCATTCCCACAGCAGCCTGAGAGGGATGTGAGGGTCCTGCCACTGGCCAGGTTGCCCATGGGAGGACTGCAGGCATGGTCTACACACCTCGAGGCTGAAtatggggtggatggagagagttaATGCAGAAGAAATTTAAAATAAGAGATCTGTGTCAATGCACTCAGTGGCCAGAAGGAAAGGAGGCTGCAGTCATCCACATTTACCCAATAATATCAGAGTAAATCAGGTGACAGCAGATTGATGAGTGCTGCATTTTCTGAACACATAACACCTCACATAATTTTGCCCCAAAACAATTAAAACATCTCACCCAATGGCATACGGGCTATTAAGGTGAGCGCAGATGCCGCCCCAGGATAATCAGCCCACTTTGCCAAACTCAAGTGCGCACAATATATAGCTTGTCTTTGCCCAGCACTGTGGCGCTCCACCAATGCTCTGTCAACGTCATCGAACATAAATCATGTAGCCTATACAATAGAACGAGTATATAGTCTCTTTGGGCTTTTCTGTAGACTACAGGGCGACCAGATTTATGACAATGTCATGAGACACTTTTTACATAATCGTGTTTTCGATCAAATAGCGCACTCTTAAATAAAAATGCACTTCGATGTGAATATGAATTAACATGTTAACAAACACACCATATTCTAAAAACATGACAGGTCAAAGTAAAATGGACAATAGCCAATTTAATGTAATTATGCTACTCAAGACTCCTGTCAGAGAGTTTGCGCAGTGGGCTAAATTGTCATGAGAATGAGCaatttcaagtttttttttttttcaagtatTTATTTTTCAAGGCCTATTCGTCATTTTCTGAGCTGTTGATTGCTAAGAAGAAAATATGAACTGCATTTTACAAGATAACGACATGCCTGAAAACCTGGGTAGCTAACATACAGAGTTTCATGTTTGGGGAAGCTTACAATTGATCCTACCATTTCTACGAATCTGATCTGCGTGCCAGTCAGAATGCTCATATGCACATTTCAATAATAAAGTTTCgtttctcaaaatcattgtcacgtGGTTATTAATACAAATCTGAATTAAAATGATAAATCTATCAAGTTGAAATTAAACGAATGCAAGAGCACCAGCCTCGGACATATAGACGCATTGATACAGTGCTCTCTGCCATATGGACTGATAAACTGTGGGCCATTGGTGGCTAAAGAAATGAGCGCATGGAACTCAGAGATAGGCTTACTGCATTGGCCTAAGCTATAACTTCCATTGTCAACTAAGTAAAAATATATAAAGCcgacaaataaaaacagaaaataaccTGATGAAAATGCAGGTTCTTGCAATCGCATTTACCCCTCTACTTCCCACCTGTGCCTTTATTTCTATTTGTCTTGACTTCAACTATCTAGTGAATTGCAACATTGTACCAAATCAATCAACTGGGTCAAGCCGGAAGCTGTAGCTatagcaaacttgcaacattgtagcCTATTCCGGGGCCTCAGTTTCCAGTGCACGTGAGTTCTAGACAGACAGCTGTTTTTCTGCGTGAGGGAAAACTGCTCTGGTATTTTTGGGCGCTTCGCATAGGGCAGCATATCAGCAAGGAGTGATAGGCTTTCAGTTATCGATAAAATGTGCCATTCATAACTGTAAAGAGAACAAGCCAGATTACGGAACCTTCAACTGGTGGCACGGCACTGTACCCAATTCATCCCACAATGGGATGTATTATGATACAATCCTATCCACTGCGTCGTCACCATAATAGCGCCGAATACAGGCGTAGCCAACATAAGCATTAGGCCTATATTATGGGAAAAATCTAATCTAAAATGGGGAAATACCATAGGCCTATTAGGATATTATTCATAAGAGTTAAAAATAGCCTATGTATGGTGATCTTGAATTCCAGATATAGCCTATAATCTGGCTAGTTGGCTGATAGCCTATTGCTGCATCCCGTCATATCAAATGAATATCAAGATGATGGCCACTCACCTGTCCCGCTTTGCATGAGCGCTAAAATTAAAGCGCAGGTAATCGCCAGCATCTCAAATCGAAGACGAACTGTAAGTGGTTTCACAGGCTCAGAATCTCGCTGGATGAGTTATCACCAATCCAATGACAACAAAAGTGCACACGGTCAAATAGTCGAATTATTCTCGCAGGTAGTGCAGATGCGCTTCAGCATCACATGTTTTTGTTTATACCCAAAATGAGCGCATTCCAATGAGAACATCAAAATTGCGCATACCTGCCCAAATCCTTGTTATTTTAAATCCTATCGAGGCGCAGTTCGAGTCATCCAAATGTTTTGTTTGACATATTGTCATTAATAATGATGGGGGAAATGATTGTATTCGCATTCAGAGAATTAACAATTAGCATTAATCAATGACGAAGTGTTCCGTGCGCGGTTGGTCCTTGTCGCACAGATCGCATCTAGGGACAAGTCAGGCATACCCTCATGTCAACAACGATACCAGCTCGTGTTTCCTCGCACAATACATTATCATGTTATTGCTACACCTCTATGCAGGACCCTATGTGTGTAGCCTATGCCGAAGCCACCTACGGTCAAGTGTTGTCTTGAGTGAGAGTTTAAATGGGCTCACACACCCTGAGATTGGTTGGCATTTACCCCATGACCGTTCTCATAGCAGCCGGATATTAATGCTGGCAGCACGATCGaagatttatttgtattttttcataGTAAGAGTCCCCTGCAAAGACATGTATTTTTAACACAGCATGCTAAcaactttttttaaataaatgaatcatttgacattttatttttaatattgtATTTTTCATACAATTTATATTGAAGGTTTGCACAAATACTGATATGTTGAAAGCTATTGTGTAGGTCAAATACAAATATATGTTATTGGAATTACTCAATAGAGTCTGCAAAACTTAAATTGGTCTCTTTTGCTGAGTAATGCTTTTAATACAAAGTGCTGGTGACCCCTTACTTCACGCACTCCATTCACTGCAGTGCAATACACTGTACATGGGATACATATTGGCTTGCAGAGAGAATGTTTTAACCTGTCTCAGCTGAAGTGGATCATACTCAGTAGGTTCTCTACTAACCAAATATGGTTCGTTGTTGAGTGAGACTGTGCCGTACACATCCAGCAGCACTTGTCAGATAGTAGTTTAACCGAGAAGGAACATGCACACACTCAAATATTGTGAAGATGACTCCAAAACACAGATGTAGAACCACTGATAAGCAAGGAAACACTTGAGTCTAATGATTCTGAGGATGAAGTAGATAAACAGCCAATGATCCAAATAAGCAAGGACACACGCCAGTGTGTTTTTGTCAGCTTAAGCAGCTGACAAATTTAGGCGAGAAACTCCAAGTCGGTGTTTACACTGACCCTTTATGAATGGGAAAAGGTCCATTCACAATGAGGTGTCAGGAATCTTCAAGCATATAGCTGGAAGGGCTTATTTGCAGCAAAAGTAAAGGAATCAAATTCCTATTGTGCCATTCTTTCTAGGAATCATCACTTTTCCATATGTAAAGAAAGGCAGTGAAAATAGGACAGACTACACAAACCATTGGTTCAAAACAGAAATATGTGTGAAATTATAGAATCTTTGTCAATGAAATGCTACCTGCACATTTTATTTGCCAATGATCTCCACATTCAATGTTTATACTCTCCAAATTGCAGTCAGTGCAAGGAAGCAATGTTTACCGGGGGTACAAAAATGAATACTTGTACCAAGTCATATTTCAGACAGGTAGCAAAGTTCTCTCTACAAGATAATATGTATCCCATGTTCAGTCTATTACAGTGCATTGTATTGGGAGATATGGAAGAGGCAGAGTAAAAAGTCATCAGCAGGCCTTGCAACACAGTCCTCCTCCAAAACGAACCATATTGTGTTAGTAAAGACTCTAATGCCTATTTTCCACCCCACTTTAATTGAGACAGAAACGTTTTCTCTACAAGTCAATATATATCCCATGTACAATCTATTACAGTTTATTGCATTGGGGCTATGGGGGGAGTGAAGAACAAAGTGCTGCTGAATATGCACTACATAGTCCCCCTCCAAAACAAAACATGTTTGGTTAGTATAGACCCTACTGAGTATTTCCCACCCCACCTTAGCTGAGACGGGTAGAAAAGTTTCTCTCTACAGCCCAATATTCTCGGCATACCAGTGTAAACATAGTATTCTATTATTggtcttaatttttttttttttttaaccatgtttttagTTTGTTTTCATTAAAAAACCTATTGCTTTTTATTGTTGGCATGATAAAAGTGGTCATTGGTCAAAATTATTTTGAATGAGTTGTCCTGATTGCAATGTTTTGAAATGCGGGCATTTATTTTGAAGGTTTCATTACCATACGAATGTGACATCAACATTTGTGCTGCTGGCAGAATAATCGTAATTTACCCAACCCCTTTTACAAACATGAAGTGACCCTGTTCTCTTCATCCAACAGAACATGACAACCTGGATTCAGGGTTTGATGTAACACAATAAATGTACATCTGTTTCCCTCCATTTATTATGCTATGTTACGTTTCAtgttgtattaatttgtggatgtccatcatcctttcgcatgatatgttatgaattgcaattcatacaatatgttatgaatttgcaaagcttatgatatgttacgaattcccatttgttgtggctaatattagctaggtggctaacattatctagattagggttaaggttagggttaattagggaaaggttagctaacatgctaagtcattacaaagtagctaaaaagttgTAAGTAGTTAcaaaaatgctaaagttgtctgtgaaGAGATTCGAACAAGCAACCTTTGGATTCCTAGACGTTTGTGTTATATGCCCACCCATCCACCTTGACCATCCACCCTACATTTgcttttgccttaagtaaccttctgtctcaTGTAACTATACCAAACGTACCATATAATACTAATTAGTGTCTCAAATGTATGTTTACAATGTTACATCTAGTCTGTGAGACCAGGCTATGCAATAACAATTTAAAATCAACCAAAATTGCCCTGCATGGGATAGGCTTTTTTTTCAGTCTGGCGGCACACAGACTGAATTCCAGACTCATCCACAAGGATTCCGTAAATGAGCGTGAGTAGAGTGTGTGAGGTAGGCTTATTTGCAAGGGCTCATGAACATGGTTAATGTGAACCAGCCGCAGAGCGCATACCAGCTAGCAGCCTTACAGCACACAGACCAGGGCCTCCTTAATGGCAGGGAAGGAAATTAGTTTATCTACTTTTTCCTC from Oncorhynchus keta strain PuntledgeMale-10-30-2019 chromosome 21, Oket_V2, whole genome shotgun sequence encodes:
- the LOC118400140 gene encoding netrin-4-like; translated protein: MLAITCALILALMQSGTASRCVDHACSPPMGNLASGRTLTSLSGCCGNGSQHSPCPTPLQPCPVDLHPPAHMVDDPFQQPATWWASGVGTDQEEEVRLDLETRFCLTHVVLLFHSPRPAAMAMERSQDFGRTWETLKLFAKNCSLAFGLPDDTGQPGSLCTSRYSSAKPCSRGEVIFRILGPGGLVDPYSPESLSQLTLTNLRLRLLKAQTCPLSAAPSTSSSSIGLSYPPTDLNLPLLPSPQPSSEPPASAPFSIYTFLARGTCLCHGHSEHCLHSGGQDKLKDMVPGRCVCTHHTAGEHCERCAPLYNDRPWRAANGSSGEPHPCHKCECYGHATSCHFSQRAWLSSGATSGGVCDECRHNTAGRRCQRCRHGYHRHPAMPLGSSHICTRCWCDPLGSLPASSGEECPWCHPRSGQCHCRPGVGGTSCSHCLPGYWGFGEEGCKPCACPQNCDPDTGLCLDSYANNQVFNVPMGGKIPDMDHALTSEGEAVWSKELGVSAMHYTGKCSCKERKLRSVSDLCKTKHAYVIKASVLSAHDKGSHAEVQVKVRKVLRSGQVPLSHGTHSLYPISWTIRGCTCPILNPGVEYMLAGPEEAGTGRLLVTMQSVVVPWTSQLGAHISEGLRQGCP